One window from the genome of Rhodopirellula halodulae encodes:
- a CDS encoding dihydrodipicolinate synthase family protein — translation MSDSNTAIDSSVFRGCIPALMTPCDADRQINLDGLVRKGKEMMAAGMTAVVYCGSMGDWPLLTDQQRQDGVKALCDAGVPVIVGTGAQNTSIAAAHAAHAAEVGAAGLMVIPRVLSRATSPAAQRNHFAAILSAAPKLPAVIYNSPYYGFETKADLFFDLRRDHANLVGFKEFGGAASLSYAGEHITHQSDDVLLMAGVDTQVYHGFVRCGAVGAITGIGNCLPFEVLKYVELCEAAAAGDVQADQFAQELSNSLTVLSTFDEGPDLVLYYKYLLYLLGDADYEFQLNESDALTASQATYAEAQLARFQAWWKQWPGKSYQAN, via the coding sequence ATGAGTGATTCCAACACCGCCATCGACTCGTCCGTTTTTCGTGGCTGCATCCCCGCTTTGATGACGCCCTGCGATGCGGACCGGCAAATCAATCTGGATGGCCTCGTTCGCAAAGGCAAAGAGATGATGGCCGCGGGAATGACCGCTGTGGTCTACTGCGGGTCGATGGGTGATTGGCCTCTGCTCACTGACCAACAACGCCAAGATGGCGTCAAAGCTCTCTGCGATGCCGGCGTTCCGGTCATCGTCGGAACGGGTGCACAAAACACCTCCATCGCGGCCGCCCACGCGGCGCACGCCGCGGAAGTTGGTGCCGCCGGGTTGATGGTGATCCCGCGTGTTCTATCTCGAGCCACCTCACCCGCCGCTCAGCGCAATCACTTCGCTGCAATCCTTTCCGCGGCACCCAAACTGCCCGCGGTGATCTACAACAGCCCGTACTACGGGTTCGAAACGAAGGCGGACCTGTTCTTCGACCTACGCCGCGACCACGCCAACTTGGTCGGCTTCAAAGAATTCGGCGGTGCGGCTTCGCTCTCCTACGCCGGCGAGCACATCACCCACCAAAGCGACGACGTGCTGTTGATGGCCGGTGTCGACACGCAGGTCTACCACGGGTTCGTCCGATGCGGTGCGGTCGGCGCGATCACTGGAATCGGCAACTGCCTGCCCTTCGAGGTCCTGAAGTACGTTGAACTTTGTGAAGCCGCCGCGGCCGGCGACGTGCAAGCGGATCAGTTTGCTCAAGAGCTGTCCAACTCGCTGACGGTTCTCTCAACCTTTGACGAAGGCCCGGACTTGGTGCTGTACTACAAGTACCTGCTGTATCTGCTCGGCGACGCGGACTACGAATTCCAATTGAATGAATCGGACGCTCTGACCGCCAGCCAAGCCACCTACGCCGAGGCCCAACTGGCTCGTTTTCAAGCATGGTGGAAACAATGGCCCGGGAAGTCCTATCAAGCCAATTGA
- a CDS encoding AraC family transcriptional regulator produces the protein MPSQPLTHELFGQLADPYTAERLFDGLHDTVYFIKNAEGQYVVVNETLVERCGMQRKDQLIGRKSDEILRPPYGEIFSEQDRLVLQTGTPLITQLELHLYATHDVGWCLTNKYPLRGKDGSNIGLVGFSRDLGKPNQASDDYRSVAKAVQLAETKRDRPINVMEMAQIAGLSRFQLDRRMRIAFGLNTGQWLLKQRIDFARQQLDGSDKPIVTIARDAGYADQSAFTRQFRRATGLSPSQYRKTTRSKAD, from the coding sequence ATGCCATCTCAACCGCTCACCCACGAACTGTTCGGCCAACTTGCGGACCCCTACACCGCCGAACGTCTGTTCGACGGGCTGCACGACACCGTGTACTTCATCAAGAACGCGGAAGGTCAGTACGTGGTCGTCAACGAAACGTTGGTGGAGCGGTGTGGGATGCAACGAAAAGACCAGTTGATTGGTCGCAAGTCCGATGAGATTCTGCGTCCGCCTTACGGTGAGATCTTTTCCGAGCAGGATCGTTTGGTCCTGCAAACAGGAACGCCACTGATCACTCAGTTGGAACTGCACCTGTATGCGACGCACGATGTCGGATGGTGCTTGACCAACAAGTATCCCTTGCGAGGCAAAGATGGCAGCAACATTGGCCTGGTCGGATTTTCACGAGACTTGGGAAAGCCCAATCAAGCTTCAGACGATTACCGAAGTGTGGCTAAAGCGGTGCAGCTCGCCGAAACGAAGCGGGATCGGCCCATCAACGTCATGGAAATGGCGCAGATCGCTGGTTTGTCGCGATTCCAATTGGATCGACGCATGAGGATCGCTTTTGGGCTGAACACCGGGCAGTGGCTGCTGAAACAACGGATCGACTTTGCTCGCCAGCAACTCGATGGCAGCGACAAGCCCATCGTGACGATCGCGCGAGACGCCGGCTACGCCGATCAAAGTGCGTTCACCCGGCAATTTCGCCGAGCGACGGGGCTTTCGCCGAGCCAGTATCGCAAGACGACCCGGTCCAAGGCTGATTGA
- a CDS encoding outer membrane protein assembly factor BamB family protein, with the protein MPCLLLMLAAEITTGSVSAMDQWSQFRGDQMDGQATTEHPVRWSESENVAWVADLEGEGWSCPVVWNDLLFVTEAVPVGEEAIQPDATNTGGDRRRNREADPKDRTYRLQVVCLDAKTGEERWRQTAREGRPVLGRHSSNTYATETPVTDGKYVYAYFGMMGVYCFDINGELVWQRDLGNYPMRAEWGTSSSPILFDNKLYLQIDNESQSFLVALDAQTGKDIWRVDREESSQYSSPVLWRNSQRAELIVGGTFCRSYDPNTGDLLWQLNMEKGRSSATPLALNDRLYVGTEYRNRGGADDGGGFLFAIKPGGSGDLTPSDSQDSTEFVSWKVERSGIQMASPAYCNGYLYLLERRSGVVHCIDAKTGEKAYQKRIPGARAFWASPWTMGDQVFCVDTNGTTFVLRGGPNFEVIAENEIDELTWSTPAIANEALYFRTAKHLFCIRK; encoded by the coding sequence ATGCCGTGCCTCCTTCTGATGCTGGCGGCTGAAATCACAACCGGTTCGGTGTCCGCGATGGATCAGTGGTCGCAATTTCGCGGCGACCAAATGGATGGTCAGGCCACAACGGAACATCCGGTTCGTTGGAGCGAGTCCGAAAACGTCGCGTGGGTTGCCGATCTGGAAGGCGAAGGTTGGTCGTGCCCCGTGGTTTGGAACGATTTGCTTTTCGTCACGGAAGCCGTACCGGTTGGCGAAGAGGCAATTCAACCGGACGCAACCAACACGGGCGGTGATCGACGCCGGAACCGGGAAGCGGATCCCAAAGATCGCACCTATCGACTGCAAGTTGTTTGCCTGGATGCGAAAACGGGTGAGGAACGTTGGCGACAAACCGCTCGCGAAGGACGACCGGTTTTGGGTCGTCACAGCAGCAACACCTACGCCACCGAAACTCCTGTCACCGATGGCAAATACGTTTACGCCTACTTTGGAATGATGGGCGTCTACTGTTTCGACATCAACGGCGAATTGGTCTGGCAACGCGACCTCGGCAACTACCCGATGCGTGCCGAGTGGGGAACCTCCAGTTCGCCAATCCTGTTCGATAACAAACTTTACTTGCAGATCGACAACGAATCGCAAAGCTTTCTGGTCGCGTTGGACGCTCAGACCGGCAAAGACATTTGGCGGGTCGATCGCGAGGAATCATCTCAGTACAGCTCGCCAGTACTGTGGCGGAACAGCCAGCGAGCAGAACTGATCGTGGGAGGCACCTTTTGCCGTTCGTACGATCCCAACACTGGCGATTTGTTGTGGCAATTGAACATGGAAAAAGGACGCAGCTCAGCCACGCCACTGGCGTTGAACGATCGCTTGTACGTCGGTACCGAATATCGAAACCGTGGCGGAGCGGACGATGGCGGTGGCTTTCTGTTCGCAATCAAACCTGGTGGCAGCGGCGATCTAACGCCGTCGGATTCGCAGGACTCGACCGAGTTCGTTTCATGGAAGGTGGAACGATCGGGAATCCAAATGGCGTCTCCGGCCTATTGCAACGGATACCTGTATTTGCTGGAACGTCGCAGCGGAGTGGTGCACTGCATCGATGCGAAAACCGGCGAAAAGGCGTACCAGAAACGCATCCCGGGTGCTCGAGCGTTTTGGGCCTCGCCCTGGACGATGGGCGATCAAGTATTCTGCGTGGACACCAACGGAACGACGTTCGTTCTGCGAGGAGGCCCCAATTTCGAAGTGATCGCAGAGAACGAGATCGACGAGTTGACTTGGTCCACCCCCGCGATCGCCAATGAAGCCTTGTACTTCCGAACCGCGAAACATCTGTTCTGCATCCGGAAGTGA
- a CDS encoding ankyrin repeat domain-containing protein, whose protein sequence is MLLSILLAASALLSPLQFDKTVQNASAAIQADRAVARTVVHPASPSTATLKRRLRGVNPHWLTHSPDLLVLDRVAADIDETQLLKLHFGLVIDELQNADVSHLTDAQLRERRANIERLIAYMEAGQFPRNIYSCKRTPVFIDLWGTHCAVGHLIAKSGHAKLARLINQQHCLDVIGDIKTDGVLDWQLASGFSVQELAKIQPHYHFMRNSQGIQYPAEIEDLILGDSSKLVEGIEAGRIDVNARCGGKTLLHIAAACGDLELVQKLIGLGAEIDALSQAGSETKLVIGQGHCKVVVRWDEPTLVTKQNHRVAAGRSCETPNGIYLVNVLRDSEGGVEGKNALYFATVESSNKGPFRNYWSITVAPPHTPGLRKPSLDKKVEHPLQALKERRAEVAKWLTQNGLKTEGLE, encoded by the coding sequence ATGCTCCTCTCAATTCTTCTCGCCGCGTCCGCTCTGCTGAGTCCCCTGCAGTTCGACAAGACAGTCCAGAATGCTTCTGCCGCGATCCAGGCAGACCGAGCAGTCGCGCGAACGGTTGTTCATCCGGCGAGCCCTTCGACAGCGACGTTGAAGCGACGGCTTCGAGGTGTGAACCCGCACTGGCTGACGCATTCCCCCGACTTGCTGGTTCTTGATCGAGTGGCCGCGGATATCGACGAGACCCAATTGCTGAAGCTTCACTTCGGTCTTGTCATTGATGAACTTCAAAACGCGGATGTGTCGCATCTAACCGACGCTCAGTTGCGGGAACGTCGAGCCAATATCGAGCGATTGATCGCCTACATGGAAGCAGGGCAGTTTCCACGCAACATTTATTCTTGCAAACGCACGCCGGTATTCATCGATCTTTGGGGGACTCATTGTGCGGTGGGGCACCTGATCGCGAAATCGGGTCATGCCAAACTGGCTCGGTTGATCAATCAGCAACATTGTTTGGATGTGATTGGTGACATCAAAACCGATGGGGTGTTGGATTGGCAACTCGCGTCAGGATTCAGTGTCCAAGAATTGGCGAAGATTCAGCCTCACTATCACTTCATGCGAAACAGCCAAGGCATCCAGTATCCCGCCGAGATCGAAGACTTGATCTTGGGAGATTCCAGCAAGCTTGTTGAAGGAATCGAAGCAGGGCGAATCGATGTGAACGCTCGCTGTGGTGGAAAGACTTTGCTGCACATCGCGGCCGCATGCGGCGATCTGGAGTTGGTTCAGAAGTTGATTGGACTGGGTGCAGAGATCGATGCTTTGTCTCAAGCCGGGTCAGAAACAAAGCTGGTCATCGGTCAGGGACACTGCAAAGTGGTAGTGCGTTGGGACGAGCCAACGCTGGTTACGAAGCAAAATCATCGTGTCGCGGCGGGACGTTCTTGCGAAACCCCAAATGGGATCTATCTGGTCAACGTCCTGCGAGACTCTGAAGGTGGAGTGGAAGGGAAGAACGCGTTGTACTTCGCAACCGTGGAATCATCCAACAAAGGGCCGTTCCGAAATTACTGGAGTATCACGGTCGCTCCGCCTCACACCCCAGGCTTACGCAAACCGAGTTTGGACAAGAAGGTCGAGCACCCATTGCAAGCTCTGAAAGAGCGTCGTGCCGAAGTGGCGAAGTGGTTGACGCAAAATGGGTTGAAGACTGAGGGTCTGGAGTGA
- a CDS encoding protease complex subunit PrcB family protein — MKTHSPGKILVTVLLFAVLGGVGCTQPTSPLPIAEQDKISILRTVSLDRIEQEGVEVVRSEAQLMKLLGTSSNEHPSGAPKVDFEKETLLIASLGECNSTGCSISIQGISLQNSLLKVFVKRSSPTPGRMVGMAMTYPSHAVVVAKLPADIAVEVVSIES; from the coding sequence ATGAAGACTCATTCACCTGGAAAGATCCTTGTGACCGTGTTGCTTTTCGCGGTCCTCGGCGGTGTGGGCTGCACTCAGCCGACCTCGCCGTTGCCGATCGCGGAGCAAGACAAAATTTCGATTCTAAGAACCGTGTCTTTGGATCGGATCGAGCAGGAAGGAGTCGAGGTGGTTCGTTCCGAAGCTCAACTGATGAAACTGCTGGGAACCTCATCGAATGAACATCCATCGGGTGCGCCGAAAGTCGATTTCGAGAAGGAAACGTTGTTGATCGCTTCTCTCGGAGAATGCAACTCAACCGGCTGTTCGATTTCCATCCAAGGGATCAGTCTTCAGAACAGTTTGCTGAAGGTTTTCGTGAAGCGGTCTTCGCCAACGCCCGGTCGCATGGTCGGGATGGCGATGACCTATCCGTCACACGCGGTGGTGGTGGCGAAGTTGCCGGCTGACATTGCCGTTGAGGTTGTTTCAATCGAGAGCTGA
- a CDS encoding TolC family protein — protein MRTRLTKGWNSQAIQRASCLLSIGLLTGCQTLPSGIENRKTAETTPPNASVLTTESNLVDFESIPPVPEAKVRLRAETNVKPVVFDQVEPVAATSEMELAWHLSSHAAIETNDSTAAAAIADAAAWKASVDAVENQVVDPTLSSPALVTPANGLRLESLESMAMAAHPSISEARARVSFSDGQAVQAGLPFNPVLQYQSDEIGNEQSSGMHSVQMSQQFVTADKLKLAQQVQAHEAEKRRSQLRATELEVLTRVRSAFASALVAQRRAEIAEQIVSLADESLSSVKTLLEAQEVSRVVWLQARVEAEQARITAENARTQAMAARRGLVAAVGAGELPDEPLVGDVATGLDEAPWEALLSEITATSPELSAAGSELERARWSLRLACAQVVPNVTGQIGVGVDTASDDTYASVGVSLPLPIWNRNQGNIRSARASIAEASAAMNRTRLSLEGRLAEAAGRYHMALERYRRLNDSVLPTSEETYLLSQRAFQAGETDYLQLLTIQRTLFNTRLSVLEAAAEARLAAAEIEGLLVTIRE, from the coding sequence GTGCGAACGCGACTCACGAAGGGGTGGAACTCCCAGGCGATCCAGCGTGCGAGCTGCCTGCTCTCGATTGGATTGCTGACTGGATGCCAGACGCTGCCGTCCGGCATCGAGAACAGGAAGACGGCTGAAACAACGCCTCCAAACGCTTCGGTGTTGACCACGGAGTCCAATCTGGTGGATTTCGAATCCATCCCACCAGTTCCGGAGGCGAAGGTTCGTCTGCGTGCCGAGACGAATGTCAAACCAGTGGTGTTTGACCAAGTCGAACCCGTGGCGGCCACGTCTGAAATGGAGCTTGCCTGGCACCTGAGCAGCCATGCCGCAATTGAAACGAATGACTCAACCGCGGCCGCCGCAATCGCGGACGCGGCTGCATGGAAGGCGAGCGTTGATGCAGTTGAGAATCAAGTTGTCGATCCAACACTTTCTTCACCCGCATTGGTCACGCCAGCCAACGGTCTCCGTTTGGAATCGCTTGAAAGCATGGCCATGGCAGCCCACCCGTCCATTTCGGAAGCCCGAGCACGCGTTTCGTTTTCCGACGGGCAAGCGGTTCAAGCTGGATTGCCGTTCAATCCCGTTTTGCAGTACCAGTCCGATGAGATTGGCAACGAACAGTCGTCCGGGATGCACTCGGTCCAAATGTCGCAACAGTTTGTGACCGCCGACAAATTGAAACTTGCCCAACAGGTGCAGGCTCACGAAGCCGAAAAACGTCGCTCACAGCTACGAGCCACTGAATTGGAAGTGCTCACCCGCGTCCGCTCCGCTTTCGCGTCCGCACTCGTTGCTCAACGTCGTGCCGAGATCGCGGAGCAAATTGTTTCGCTGGCTGATGAGTCTCTAAGTTCCGTGAAGACTCTATTGGAAGCCCAAGAAGTATCTCGTGTTGTTTGGTTGCAAGCGAGGGTTGAGGCGGAGCAAGCTCGGATCACGGCTGAGAACGCTCGCACCCAGGCAATGGCCGCACGTCGCGGATTGGTCGCGGCAGTTGGCGCGGGCGAACTGCCGGACGAGCCTTTGGTCGGCGATGTCGCGACCGGGTTGGACGAGGCACCCTGGGAAGCGTTGCTGAGTGAGATTACAGCAACCAGCCCCGAACTGTCCGCGGCGGGATCCGAATTGGAACGAGCCAGGTGGTCGTTGCGGTTGGCGTGTGCACAAGTGGTGCCCAACGTGACCGGACAAATTGGCGTCGGTGTCGACACAGCGTCGGACGATACCTATGCCAGCGTCGGAGTCAGTTTGCCGTTGCCGATTTGGAATCGAAATCAGGGCAACATTCGAAGTGCTCGTGCGAGCATCGCGGAGGCTTCGGCGGCAATGAATCGGACTCGGTTGAGCTTGGAAGGTCGACTCGCGGAGGCTGCTGGGCGATATCATATGGCCTTGGAACGTTACCGGCGATTGAACGATTCCGTGCTGCCAACGTCGGAGGAAACGTATTTGCTTTCGCAACGTGCATTTCAAGCGGGCGAGACGGATTACCTCCAATTGCTGACCATCCAACGCACGCTGTTCAACACTCGACTGAGTGTTCTCGAAGCCGCCGCCGAGGCACGATTGGCCGCCGCAGAGATCGAAGGGCTGCTCGTTACCATCCGCGAATAG
- a CDS encoding sulfatase family protein, translated as MNRVHAFRLFLQRARPHELCAACFCIVASLLVALPCEAADEQPPNIVLMMCDDLGWGDTGFNGNTIIQTPNLDQLASEGVILDHFYSVGPVCSPTRASFLTGRHYYRMGVWTANQGHLPAEEYTLARMLHDQGYATGHFGKWHLGTLSRTMSSKGQKRRPDLHYSPPWERDYDTSFVTESAVCTWDPGIGPRSKNNPYFENGQPTHENVLGCDSRVLMDRAIPFIEDSVRQQKPFLSVIWFHAPHEDIQAGPEYLAKYKGHGEAAHYYGCITAVDDQVGRLREKLQELHVADNTLVFFCSDNGPEGGVPKDRSKTRRAGSAGEFSGRKRSVLDGGVRVPAFVHWPKHLPSGIRSETPTSVLDLLPTIAHLTEAKPHPQRQLDGENAWPIWKGEISQRSKPIPFRYGNFACLVSDDYKLIIESPQNTQKDRLFHLATDVKEQNNLADQHPDRVASMREEILSFLESSKQSHAGKEYDNASPPVDRWRGLGKK; from the coding sequence ATGAATCGAGTACACGCTTTTCGGCTTTTTCTGCAACGAGCCAGGCCCCACGAGCTTTGCGCTGCGTGCTTTTGCATCGTTGCTAGCTTGTTGGTTGCGCTTCCATGCGAGGCGGCCGACGAACAACCGCCAAACATCGTTTTGATGATGTGCGACGATCTGGGGTGGGGCGACACGGGCTTCAACGGCAACACAATCATCCAAACGCCGAACTTGGACCAATTAGCAAGTGAGGGCGTGATCCTTGATCACTTTTATTCCGTCGGACCGGTCTGCTCGCCGACGCGAGCTTCGTTTCTGACCGGTCGTCACTACTACCGGATGGGAGTCTGGACCGCGAACCAAGGACATCTGCCGGCGGAAGAATACACGCTCGCTCGGATGCTGCATGATCAAGGCTACGCGACCGGTCATTTCGGCAAGTGGCATCTCGGCACACTGAGCCGAACCATGTCCTCGAAGGGTCAAAAGCGACGTCCTGACCTGCACTATTCGCCGCCGTGGGAACGTGACTATGACACGTCGTTCGTCACGGAATCGGCCGTGTGCACCTGGGATCCGGGCATCGGACCACGATCGAAAAACAATCCTTACTTCGAAAATGGACAACCAACCCACGAGAACGTGCTCGGTTGCGATTCGCGGGTGCTGATGGACCGTGCGATTCCCTTCATTGAAGATTCGGTTCGGCAACAAAAACCATTCTTGAGCGTGATCTGGTTCCATGCCCCGCACGAAGACATCCAGGCAGGCCCCGAGTACTTGGCGAAATATAAAGGCCACGGGGAAGCGGCCCACTACTACGGTTGCATCACAGCCGTCGACGATCAGGTGGGTCGTCTTCGCGAGAAACTTCAAGAACTCCATGTTGCCGACAACACGCTGGTTTTCTTCTGCAGCGACAACGGGCCCGAAGGCGGAGTTCCCAAGGACCGATCGAAAACGAGGCGAGCCGGCAGCGCAGGCGAGTTTTCAGGCCGCAAACGAAGCGTTTTGGACGGCGGTGTGCGTGTCCCCGCGTTTGTGCATTGGCCCAAGCACTTGCCGAGCGGGATTCGCAGCGAGACACCAACCTCCGTGTTGGATCTGCTGCCCACGATCGCTCATCTCACCGAAGCGAAGCCCCATCCGCAGCGACAACTTGATGGAGAAAACGCTTGGCCCATTTGGAAAGGTGAAATTTCCCAGCGATCCAAACCAATTCCTTTTCGCTACGGCAACTTCGCTTGCCTGGTTTCGGATGACTACAAGCTGATCATCGAGTCTCCCCAAAACACCCAAAAAGACCGTTTGTTTCATCTCGCGACCGACGTCAAAGAGCAAAACAACTTGGCCGACCAACATCCGGACCGCGTCGCTTCCATGCGAGAAGAGATCCTCTCTTTCCTGGAGTCGTCGAAGCAAAGCCATGCGGGAAAGGAGTACGACAACGCATCGCCGCCAGTCGATCGATGGCGCGGGCTTGGAAAGAAATAG
- a CDS encoding ABC-three component system protein, producing MTKHDAAGPAAGYLFQPEKALLRLAKAPRSAWVGVETGDDVVEMLDGVVTDSEQLKNTVLGQGNPFADRSVGLWKTLSIWISALEVEPERVNNSQLILSTNRKIPSNCLAKMLADAREPESIQEAVQQLRYKGNTPSDAIREFVEIVERTDDDTLHDIVGRIRIDDGTELSNSIKVDTIEYLQLPSNVDGPHVYDSLLGWLNQTLKQLWDACEPGWISGEAFANQKHAVIDNCHRESLSARAACSISVSDSERNAKKNDLFVMQLQLIDADDDETIDAINDLIRESKEIFRLCQRGLITKPEFVARDARLYERWKRIARRHKRSPGERTDQQIGYFIYDDATDHDEPLGKLRPIDRYMTSGAFHRLANDLDSDFFVGWHPSFKKLLKTLEESSVL from the coding sequence ATGACGAAGCACGACGCAGCGGGGCCGGCGGCTGGCTATCTCTTTCAACCGGAAAAAGCACTTTTGCGGCTTGCGAAAGCACCGAGATCTGCTTGGGTTGGAGTTGAAACAGGAGATGACGTCGTTGAGATGCTCGATGGCGTTGTCACCGACTCCGAGCAATTAAAGAACACAGTTTTGGGCCAGGGCAACCCATTTGCAGACCGTAGTGTTGGGTTGTGGAAAACACTTTCGATTTGGATCTCGGCGTTGGAAGTAGAGCCCGAGCGGGTCAACAATTCTCAACTCATCTTGAGCACGAACCGAAAAATCCCAAGTAATTGCCTAGCCAAAATGCTGGCGGACGCGCGAGAGCCAGAGAGTATTCAAGAGGCTGTCCAACAATTGCGTTACAAAGGAAACACTCCCTCAGATGCAATAAGGGAATTTGTTGAAATAGTCGAACGCACCGACGACGACACTTTGCACGACATCGTTGGTCGAATACGAATCGATGATGGGACAGAGCTATCTAATTCTATTAAGGTAGACACCATTGAGTATTTGCAACTTCCATCAAATGTGGATGGACCACATGTCTATGATTCCTTGCTTGGTTGGCTGAATCAAACGCTCAAGCAACTATGGGATGCATGTGAACCCGGTTGGATATCTGGCGAGGCATTTGCAAATCAAAAACACGCTGTGATCGACAACTGCCATCGCGAAAGTTTGTCGGCTCGAGCTGCTTGTTCAATCAGTGTCTCAGACTCGGAACGCAACGCCAAAAAAAATGACCTTTTCGTCATGCAACTTCAGCTAATTGACGCTGACGATGACGAAACCATCGACGCTATCAACGACTTGATTCGTGAATCAAAAGAGATTTTTCGCCTATGTCAGCGTGGCCTTATCACTAAACCTGAGTTCGTTGCGCGCGACGCTCGGCTGTACGAACGATGGAAACGGATAGCCCGAAGGCATAAGCGGTCACCGGGAGAACGCACGGATCAACAGATCGGGTACTTCATTTACGATGACGCCACTGACCATGATGAACCGTTAGGGAAGTTAAGGCCAATTGATCGTTACATGACGTCGGGAGCGTTTCACCGCCTAGCCAATGACTTGGACTCTGACTTCTTTGTGGGCTGGCACCCCAGTTTCAAAAAGTTACTAAAGACATTGGAGGAATCGAGTGTTCTTTGA
- a CDS encoding three component ABC system middle component: MFFEDRLAEFKLVQNEVFGATILWNAVSECFQSQKKVRGMPLPLCMLVLPICYHLKTAESISKCQLSSGIYMALSKDPTIPAGLQDRMIDMADQTFEAIRVGANVGLISLDRTTTSIDLVPKRKTKPGEFKFDLDQTKNIERTAKRLGRWFGELPLPTICSLLRVGF; this comes from the coding sequence GTGTTCTTTGAAGATCGGCTTGCTGAATTTAAGCTTGTCCAAAACGAAGTTTTCGGTGCCACTATATTATGGAACGCTGTCTCCGAGTGTTTTCAATCGCAAAAAAAAGTACGCGGTATGCCGCTGCCGCTTTGTATGCTCGTCTTGCCGATTTGCTATCACTTGAAGACTGCGGAGAGTATCTCAAAATGTCAGTTGAGCAGTGGGATTTACATGGCTCTATCAAAAGACCCGACCATTCCCGCAGGGCTTCAAGATCGCATGATTGACATGGCGGACCAGACGTTTGAAGCGATTCGAGTTGGAGCAAATGTTGGACTCATTTCCCTCGACAGAACAACAACGTCGATAGACCTTGTTCCCAAAAGAAAAACGAAGCCAGGCGAGTTTAAATTTGATCTCGATCAGACCAAAAATATCGAGCGTACCGCCAAGAGACTGGGAAGGTGGTTTGGTGAATTGCCACTTCCGACAATTTGTTCACTACTGCGAGTAGGTTTTTAG